In Mucilaginibacter celer, one DNA window encodes the following:
- a CDS encoding pyridoxine 5'-phosphate synthase, whose amino-acid sequence MTRLSVNINKIATLRNSRGGNNPDLIQVAKDCERFGAQGITVHPRPDERHIRYNDVFELKKIVTTEFNIEGNCQEQKFIDLVLANKPEQVTLVPDVLGQITSNHGWDTITNYHYLKDMIAVFKEAGIRVSIFVDPIPAMVEGAAKTGTDRVELYTEGYATHFPQGKELAIAPYIEAAKVAQQAGLGLNAGHDLDLHNLKYFAQNIPGLLEVSIGHALVSDALYYGLENTIQMYLRQLVLTDNA is encoded by the coding sequence ATGACCCGTCTATCTGTCAATATCAATAAAATAGCCACTTTGCGTAACAGCCGCGGTGGTAATAACCCCGATCTGATCCAGGTTGCCAAAGATTGCGAACGTTTCGGTGCCCAGGGCATTACCGTGCATCCAAGGCCCGACGAGCGCCACATTCGTTACAACGACGTTTTCGAACTTAAAAAAATAGTTACCACCGAGTTTAATATAGAAGGCAATTGCCAGGAGCAAAAATTTATTGACCTGGTGCTGGCCAATAAACCCGAACAGGTTACGCTGGTGCCTGATGTGTTGGGCCAGATCACCTCAAATCACGGTTGGGATACCATCACCAACTATCATTATTTAAAAGATATGATAGCGGTGTTTAAAGAAGCCGGCATCCGGGTATCAATATTTGTTGATCCTATCCCCGCCATGGTTGAAGGCGCCGCCAAAACCGGTACCGACCGCGTTGAACTTTATACCGAAGGTTACGCCACGCACTTTCCGCAAGGTAAAGAACTGGCTATAGCACCTTACATTGAAGCCGCAAAGGTTGCACAGCAAGCCGGACTTGGCCTTAACGCCGGGCACGATTTGGATTTGCATAACCTTAAATATTTTGCCCAAAATATCCCCGGTTTATTAGAGGTTAGCATCGGCCATGCATTGGTTAGCGATGCTTTATACTACGGTTTAGAGAATACCATCCAGATGTACCTGCGCCAGCTTGTGCTAACGGATAATGCTTAA